Proteins encoded by one window of Cyclobacteriaceae bacterium:
- a CDS encoding polysaccharide pyruvyl transferase family protein: protein MINLYCIRPKGFNIGNDVIHLALVHFIREAFQQHLNIIDLPATSKYESQKKAGLSSQTVYEVNQFGHGLIIGGGNLYENNELEINPVALKALSVPLMLFSLSRGKIYNKNLQLVDRTDVIPDDKLRLLNERADFSLSRDIATTNYISSLGCSNLLGGCPTLFLNETPQHLVPISKQDQTDALISIRTPTLMSIPVSQQYEMKGQIEGIIALLKRKGYNHIKILCHDHRDIPFADSFKDVEFLFTSDVYTYLSYLKNTRLNITYRLHSFLPALSYGIPCIKISYDQRAISMMETVGLDKWNINLITDDVLLEVENRINSLGKLDDLKAELKDTTWAKLRDTMSSNLKLFANKVLEGTHS from the coding sequence ATGATTAATTTATACTGCATTCGTCCGAAAGGTTTTAACATTGGAAACGATGTTATCCATTTAGCATTGGTACATTTCATCAGGGAAGCATTCCAACAACACCTGAATATCATCGACTTACCGGCCACCAGCAAATATGAAAGTCAAAAGAAGGCAGGTTTAAGCTCACAAACTGTCTATGAAGTCAATCAGTTTGGTCATGGTTTGATAATTGGTGGTGGGAATTTGTATGAAAATAATGAATTAGAAATAAACCCAGTAGCACTGAAAGCCCTGAGTGTCCCTCTCATGTTATTCAGCTTATCACGAGGAAAAATATACAATAAGAATTTACAACTTGTTGACCGCACGGACGTCATTCCCGATGACAAATTGAGACTATTAAACGAACGTGCGGACTTTTCCCTCTCCAGAGATATTGCTACCACAAACTACATCTCCTCTTTAGGATGTTCAAATTTGCTTGGTGGATGTCCTACACTATTTCTCAATGAAACACCGCAACACCTGGTACCTATCTCTAAGCAAGATCAAACAGATGCATTGATATCCATCCGAACACCAACGTTAATGAGCATACCCGTTTCACAGCAATATGAAATGAAAGGCCAGATTGAGGGGATTATTGCATTGTTGAAAAGGAAGGGGTACAATCACATAAAAATTCTATGTCATGATCACCGTGATATTCCTTTTGCAGACTCATTCAAAGATGTTGAATTCTTGTTTACAAGTGATGTCTATACATATTTAAGTTATCTAAAAAACACACGGCTCAACATTACCTACAGGCTCCACTCCTTCCTTCCTGCATTAAGCTATGGAATCCCTTGCATCAAAATCAGCTATGACCAAAGAGCCATAAGTATGATGGAAACTGTAGGCCTCGATAAGTGGAATATCAACCTGATAACCGATGATGTGTTACTTGAAGTTGAAAACAGAATCAATTCGTTAGGAAAATTAGATGACCTGAAAGCCGAGTTGAAAGACACAACCTGGGCTAAATTAAGAGACACCATGAGTTCCAACCTTAAACTTTTTGCAAACAAAGTATTGGAAGGTACACATTCATGA
- a CDS encoding N-acetylneuraminate synthase family protein, with translation MNNKVHIIAEAGTNHNGNVDTAKTLVRVAKNAGADSVKFQIIYPENLYLPGKYNYGHYDIEKVVAMRKAFMLADEDYSGLSNLSNELGIKFSASVFCERSTDLLAKLSPPYIKIASTDLNNLQLIRYAASKDIPLIISTGMSTLAQIEKTVSTLENLNVKKFILLHCVSAYPAALKDMNLTFIETLRTAFHCEVGLSDHTQSSIAACMAVSMGVSYIEKHFTLDPSLEGFDHAYAADPETFKAYVNDIRDAEQAMTYTPVKIKSDEAYVKKRARRSLYASKDLKKGHILTASDILIVRPEGPLNSEDFDLIVGKELKESIKQYQPFTLQVVNL, from the coding sequence ATGAATAACAAGGTACACATCATAGCCGAGGCGGGCACCAATCATAACGGAAATGTTGATACCGCCAAAACCTTAGTACGGGTAGCAAAAAATGCTGGGGCAGACTCAGTGAAATTTCAAATTATATACCCGGAAAACCTGTATTTACCTGGTAAGTACAATTATGGACATTACGATATTGAGAAAGTAGTGGCGATGCGAAAAGCATTTATGCTTGCAGATGAGGATTATTCTGGGCTAAGTAATCTTTCAAACGAATTGGGCATCAAATTCAGTGCTTCGGTATTCTGTGAACGCAGCACAGATCTATTGGCTAAACTAAGTCCACCTTACATTAAAATTGCTTCGACCGACCTCAACAACCTGCAACTGATTCGCTATGCAGCAAGCAAAGACATTCCACTAATTATCTCAACAGGCATGTCAACCCTTGCGCAAATTGAAAAGACCGTTTCTACCTTAGAGAATCTCAACGTTAAAAAATTCATTCTTTTACATTGTGTATCTGCTTATCCGGCAGCATTGAAAGACATGAATTTAACGTTCATTGAAACGTTAAGAACAGCCTTCCATTGTGAAGTCGGACTTTCCGATCATACGCAATCCAGTATTGCAGCTTGCATGGCTGTTTCCATGGGGGTATCGTATATAGAGAAACATTTTACACTAGATCCATCCCTGGAAGGTTTTGACCATGCCTACGCGGCTGATCCTGAAACGTTTAAAGCCTACGTAAACGATATTCGTGATGCTGAGCAGGCAATGACATACACCCCGGTCAAAATCAAAAGTGACGAAGCATACGTAAAGAAAAGGGCAAGACGATCGCTATACGCAAGTAAGGATTTGAAAAAAGGACATATTCTTACCGCTTCCGACATACTGATTGTACGCCCCGAAGGACCGCTCAATTCAGAAGATTTTGATCTCATCGTTGGGAAAGAGTTAAAAGAAAGCATTAAACAGTACCAGCCATTCACCTTGCAGGTCGTTAATCTTTAG
- a CDS encoding two-component regulator propeller domain-containing protein, translated as MRYAKFLTFLALISLSSTCNLWCQSKTFIQLTTDTGLPSNEIYEAFQDDKGFIWFATDNGIVKYDGIEMQVFTSRDGLSDPVVFNFQEDDAGKIWLRTYSGRLSYIDNDKIIQYPFNDIIAENIQNRLINFYYSASKKELHFIVNHLRGAIDSTGTLSTTPIPVRAGFYYYSIEGKQIWKLNKFNSDEMDFYLDNKKFQSTFSQANYSFKEYYGESRLITWRDRIYFSIRNHLFEYHNNAVNLVHVGKAPIISLSTDNVNTLWVGYLNLGFERFNSSQFNNILQLPELDALSITSVLHDQDNGFWITTLEKGAFYYPNLEINNFLISDNTKITSVYNRKDTVVISTQQGDLFIYDGQKNKLLHSKKFNSPVHNTLIDPHQTQWVYAASWITLFDKNFKQIRQHKAQASSFSIDTDGVWTLGAGSLKKFNWQGDLVYTDTLPYVYRAMALHDTIFYLAGRTGLEIKDKSFDLRETLPEFNNLKISSIAWINDSIGVLATIGNGLILINKQNRPIANYNAENQFIANNIYELTLADSVLWLGTEKGAVMMTKTSLINAKPKFSQWNKNTGLIGDIIRNIIVTSESVWAFSENGYSIIPKNQLYLKGNTPIPYIKSLEINDSLISSINKITLPHNQTKINLTLGFLSFRNKDINLRYRLNRNDPWVPSKNKALQFNSLAPGAYEIEIQFTDDNVVWNTINPVVKFYVESPWWLRWYSIVLEVGIIFIIVILFFKRRLSLQKKQNELLQMINKQQTELVHAEVVISEKERKRLAKELHDSIGTQLTAIKLNVVNILNNRTQPDDLKKIDAHLQHTIDEVRSMAYSLTPPEIERYGLFTALSNHFDKITQTSGIRVDFSTYGADIQANELSISIFRILQELSSNTLKHTKAKNIKVTINSFEQTVNILYEDDGGGFDPEKAKNGLGLSNIISRVGAIGGTSNFESTAFGVSYVFEFPKNEL; from the coding sequence ATGCGTTACGCTAAGTTTTTGACTTTTCTTGCACTTATCTCACTAAGCTCAACCTGCAACTTATGGTGCCAATCCAAAACCTTCATACAACTAACTACCGATACCGGATTACCGAGTAACGAAATATATGAAGCCTTTCAGGACGATAAGGGCTTTATCTGGTTCGCTACGGACAATGGAATAGTGAAATACGATGGAATTGAAATGCAGGTATTTACTTCACGTGATGGACTTAGTGACCCGGTAGTTTTCAACTTTCAGGAAGATGATGCTGGAAAAATTTGGTTACGTACCTATTCTGGCCGATTAAGTTACATTGATAATGATAAGATCATTCAATACCCGTTTAATGACATAATCGCAGAAAACATACAAAACAGACTAATCAATTTTTATTACTCAGCTTCCAAAAAGGAACTTCATTTTATTGTTAATCATCTGCGAGGCGCGATTGATTCCACCGGAACCCTATCTACAACGCCCATCCCTGTCCGAGCTGGTTTTTACTATTACTCAATAGAAGGAAAGCAAATTTGGAAATTAAATAAATTCAATTCAGATGAAATGGATTTTTATCTGGATAACAAGAAATTTCAATCTACTTTCAGCCAGGCAAATTATTCGTTTAAGGAATATTATGGCGAATCGCGATTAATTACATGGCGCGACAGAATCTATTTTTCAATCCGTAATCACTTGTTCGAGTACCACAACAATGCAGTTAACCTGGTACACGTGGGCAAGGCCCCTATTATTAGCTTAAGCACAGATAATGTCAACACATTATGGGTAGGTTATTTAAACCTGGGGTTTGAACGCTTCAACTCATCTCAGTTCAATAATATTCTGCAGTTGCCTGAACTTGATGCACTTTCTATAACCAGCGTTTTACATGATCAAGATAATGGATTCTGGATAACTACATTGGAGAAGGGAGCTTTTTACTATCCCAATCTTGAAATCAACAATTTTCTAATTTCAGACAATACAAAAATCACTTCTGTTTATAATCGTAAGGACACGGTAGTCATTAGCACACAACAGGGAGATCTGTTTATTTATGATGGGCAAAAAAATAAGCTCCTGCATAGCAAAAAATTTAACTCTCCGGTTCATAACACTTTAATTGATCCCCATCAAACGCAATGGGTGTATGCCGCTTCGTGGATAACCCTGTTCGATAAAAATTTCAAACAAATACGCCAGCATAAGGCGCAAGCTTCCAGTTTCTCAATTGACACAGATGGAGTGTGGACACTTGGCGCTGGCTCACTCAAGAAGTTTAATTGGCAAGGTGATCTGGTTTACACGGATACATTGCCCTACGTGTATCGGGCTATGGCGTTACACGACACAATATTCTATTTAGCGGGCCGAACCGGATTAGAAATCAAAGACAAATCATTTGATTTGAGGGAAACGCTTCCGGAGTTTAATAATTTAAAAATCTCCTCTATCGCATGGATTAACGATTCCATTGGTGTTCTTGCAACAATCGGAAATGGGCTAATCCTTATTAACAAGCAAAATAGACCAATTGCAAATTACAATGCTGAAAACCAATTTATTGCAAACAACATATACGAACTTACTCTTGCCGACTCGGTTCTTTGGCTAGGCACTGAAAAAGGTGCTGTTATGATGACTAAAACATCGCTTATCAATGCAAAACCCAAGTTTTCACAATGGAATAAAAACACCGGGCTTATAGGAGACATCATTCGAAACATAATTGTAACGAGTGAATCCGTCTGGGCATTTTCAGAGAATGGATACTCCATAATTCCAAAGAATCAGTTATACCTAAAAGGAAACACCCCAATCCCTTACATCAAGTCCCTTGAAATTAATGATAGCCTGATTAGCTCCATCAACAAAATTACTCTTCCGCACAATCAGACTAAAATTAATCTTACGCTGGGTTTTCTTTCTTTTCGCAATAAGGATATTAATTTACGTTATCGGTTAAATCGAAACGATCCTTGGGTGCCCTCAAAGAACAAAGCACTTCAGTTTAACTCATTGGCTCCTGGAGCATATGAAATCGAGATTCAATTTACCGATGACAATGTAGTTTGGAATACAATCAATCCGGTAGTCAAGTTTTATGTCGAATCACCCTGGTGGTTAAGGTGGTACTCGATTGTACTAGAGGTGGGCATCATTTTCATAATAGTAATTTTATTTTTCAAACGAAGACTGAGCTTGCAAAAAAAGCAAAATGAACTACTCCAAATGATCAATAAACAACAAACAGAATTAGTTCACGCTGAAGTCGTCATTTCAGAAAAAGAACGTAAACGACTGGCCAAAGAATTGCACGATAGCATTGGCACGCAACTCACTGCCATAAAACTTAATGTTGTCAACATATTGAATAACAGAACCCAGCCTGATGACCTGAAGAAAATTGATGCACACCTGCAACACACAATAGATGAAGTAAGGTCAATGGCTTATTCACTTACACCGCCTGAAATAGAACGGTATGGGCTATTTACCGCGCTTAGTAATCATTTTGATAAGATCACGCAAACATCAGGCATCAGGGTCGACTTCTCCACTTATGGAGCAGATATTCAGGCGAATGAGTTGAGTATTTCAATCTTCCGTATTTTGCAAGAACTAAGCAGTAATACACTAAAACACACAAAAGCAAAAAATATTAAGGTTACAATAAATTCATTCGAGCAAACGGTCAATATTTTATATGAAGACGATGGTGGAGGATTTGATCCGGAAAAGGCAAAAAATGGACTTGGGCTATCCAATATCATCTCACGTGTTGGCGCCATTGGCGGAACCAGCAACTTTGAGTCCACTGCGTTTGGCGTCTCGTATGTGTTTGAATTTCCTAAAAACGAATTATGA
- a CDS encoding response regulator transcription factor, translating into MIKTILADDHQLFTDGLERLLSDTKQFVILKKFTDPYALLGEISMLQPQLIIIDIEFGSISGLDLIPRIRSIDKEVKIVILSMHQEHVFSQEARTLGANGYFVKNVDHDLLIESLTHICSGDNIFPTSTKKSPTRDLLLSEREIQILKLLANGSTSEDIASQLQISGLTVKTHRKNMMQKLNASNGMELIKKAFEKGLL; encoded by the coding sequence ATGATCAAAACAATACTTGCTGATGATCATCAACTTTTTACCGATGGACTTGAGCGGTTATTATCGGATACAAAGCAATTCGTTATACTAAAAAAGTTCACCGATCCATACGCCCTGCTTGGTGAAATCTCAATGCTTCAACCACAGTTGATCATTATTGATATCGAGTTTGGATCAATCAGCGGGCTGGACTTGATACCCCGCATCCGATCAATAGACAAGGAAGTCAAAATCGTTATCTTAAGTATGCATCAGGAACATGTATTTTCACAAGAAGCCAGAACACTTGGGGCGAATGGTTATTTTGTCAAAAATGTTGACCATGATCTTCTGATCGAATCCCTTACCCATATATGTAGTGGTGATAATATATTCCCGACCAGCACCAAAAAAAGTCCAACGCGCGATTTACTCCTGTCAGAGCGTGAAATTCAAATTCTAAAATTATTGGCAAATGGCAGCACAAGTGAGGATATTGCCTCTCAACTTCAAATTTCAGGACTGACCGTCAAAACGCATCGTAAAAACATGATGCAAAAGCTAAACGCATCAAATGGCATGGAGTTAATTAAAAAAGCTTTTGAAAAGGGACTACTGTAA
- a CDS encoding gliding motility-associated C-terminal domain-containing protein translates to MCIFTLTALKAQNFQLIGLIDNKLVLIDSLTGALQAQATIDNISLADHVNLTYHYEKDLYYTIMSPNEAPKLVSITKEGDYQIIGTLMYNGNPVPLCDALAYNPVRKKLYAGASLNGGVLQNDFYTESIVEIDPDTGVCSLITTISTNLPLPDIDVMAFEGDVMYFFDGAPPGANFLYFYRLDFANLGVVSFPQIIYQSTYIAIEDFTVTSQNIYFTEGRNLRRFNLSTGTLHLVGTTHTFTQYNGKLIRGIGKLLTCPPPIVDLGKDRIVCDTEELILVAPFYNNTNYLWSTGAIEPTVTINQTGTYSIEIFNDCGSAQDTVNIKFSIGGIPFIPNVFTPNGDYKNESFEIDAVLMGSSLKVFNRWGKLVFESANYLGDWQAEEVASGIYYYTLRDHCYKEYRGSITIIH, encoded by the coding sequence GTGTGCATTTTTACACTTACAGCTTTAAAAGCTCAGAATTTCCAACTTATCGGTCTTATAGACAATAAGCTTGTATTAATTGATAGTCTTACCGGGGCATTGCAGGCACAAGCAACAATTGATAATATTTCTTTAGCCGACCATGTCAATCTCACTTACCATTATGAAAAGGACCTTTACTATACAATAATGAGTCCGAATGAAGCGCCTAAGCTGGTTAGCATTACTAAAGAAGGAGATTATCAAATTATTGGAACACTAATGTATAACGGTAATCCAGTTCCACTTTGTGATGCCCTGGCTTATAATCCTGTTCGAAAAAAATTATACGCAGGCGCCAGTTTAAATGGTGGTGTACTACAAAACGATTTCTACACTGAGTCAATCGTTGAAATTGATCCAGATACCGGAGTTTGCAGTCTGATAACAACCATTTCAACCAATTTGCCACTCCCCGACATTGATGTTATGGCCTTTGAGGGTGATGTAATGTATTTCTTCGATGGAGCCCCGCCTGGTGCAAATTTTCTTTACTTCTATAGGCTTGACTTTGCCAACCTAGGTGTAGTATCATTTCCACAGATCATTTACCAAAGTACATACATTGCCATAGAAGATTTTACGGTAACAAGTCAAAATATTTACTTCACAGAAGGAAGAAATCTTCGAAGATTTAATTTGAGCACAGGAACCCTGCACCTTGTAGGAACGACACATACCTTTACCCAATATAATGGGAAATTAATCAGAGGAATTGGGAAGTTATTAACCTGCCCTCCCCCCATTGTTGATCTGGGTAAGGATAGAATAGTGTGTGATACAGAAGAACTTATTCTCGTTGCACCATTTTATAATAATACAAACTATTTATGGAGTACGGGGGCTATCGAGCCAACCGTAACCATAAATCAAACGGGAACTTATTCCATTGAAATCTTCAACGATTGTGGAAGCGCCCAAGACACAGTAAATATTAAATTTTCTATAGGAGGTATACCCTTTATTCCAAATGTATTTACTCCAAATGGAGATTACAAGAACGAATCATTTGAGATAGATGCTGTACTAATGGGGTCTTCTCTCAAAGTATTTAACAGATGGGGAAAGCTCGTTTTTGAGTCTGCGAATTATTTGGGAGACTGGCAAGCTGAAGAAGTTGCTTCTGGTATCTATTATTACACATTACGAGATCATTGTTACAAGGAATACAGAGGATCTATTACTATTATTCATTAG
- the miaA gene encoding tRNA (adenosine(37)-N6)-dimethylallyltransferase MiaA produces the protein MNLENKRLIVIVGPTAVGKTALAIELAQALGTEIISADSRQFYSEMTIGTAKPTGDELAVVRHHFIDSHSILQKYDAAQFGEDALMKVYELFEKHDSVIVCGGSGLYVKALLEGFDDIPEVPEEIREMVTEKYKAGGLPWLQQQVQKHDPEYYNVADQQNPARLSRALEVVLATGSSITSFQKRQKRVLPFKVIKIGLELEREELYRRIDERMDAMIEAGLFEEAEKLYPYREHNALQTVGYREIFDFMEGKYDREEAIRLLKRNSRRYAKRQLTWFKREGEIRWFSRTTVEDIFAYLRVLGNAI, from the coding sequence GTGAATCTGGAGAATAAACGGCTGATTGTGATTGTGGGGCCCACGGCTGTAGGCAAAACTGCTTTAGCCATTGAGTTGGCACAGGCGTTGGGTACCGAAATCATTTCGGCTGATTCGCGCCAGTTTTATAGCGAAATGACCATCGGCACGGCCAAACCCACGGGTGATGAGTTGGCAGTGGTCAGGCATCACTTTATTGATTCGCACTCCATCCTCCAGAAATATGATGCAGCCCAATTTGGGGAAGATGCCTTAATGAAGGTATATGAATTATTTGAGAAGCATGATTCTGTTATAGTATGTGGAGGCTCAGGCCTTTACGTTAAGGCATTGCTAGAGGGTTTTGATGATATACCGGAAGTTCCTGAAGAAATCAGGGAAATGGTTACTGAAAAATACAAAGCCGGTGGATTGCCCTGGTTGCAACAACAGGTACAAAAACATGATCCGGAATATTACAATGTAGCTGATCAGCAAAACCCAGCCCGTTTGAGTCGTGCGCTGGAAGTGGTATTGGCAACCGGTAGTTCCATCACCTCCTTTCAAAAGAGGCAAAAGCGGGTTCTTCCGTTTAAGGTTATAAAAATCGGATTGGAATTGGAGCGTGAAGAACTGTACAGACGTATCGATGAGCGCATGGATGCAATGATTGAAGCAGGCTTGTTTGAAGAAGCTGAAAAATTATACCCTTACCGGGAACACAATGCATTGCAAACAGTTGGATATCGGGAAATATTTGATTTCATGGAGGGGAAGTACGACAGGGAAGAAGCCATCCGGCTATTGAAACGCAACTCGCGCAGGTACGCCAAACGGCAACTGACTTGGTTTAAACGGGAGGGAGAGATAAGGTGGTTCTCAAGGACTACAGTTGAAGATATTTTTGCCTATTTGCGAGTACTTGGCAATGCTATCTAA
- a CDS encoding MBL fold metallo-hydrolase, with product MKITFLGTGTSQGVPVIGCGCAVCSSLDFRDKRLRTSVHLAVDNLSLLIDTGPDFRQQMLREHITKLDGILFTHAHRDHTAGLDDVRAFNFMQHMSMPVYGTATTLQQLKNDFAYIFGPKDYPGLPQVDLHEIGTESFNFQSITITPLLVYHFKMPVLGFRIHNFSYITDCNHIPEETFEKLQGTETLVLNALQREQHISHFNLEEAIRMVDVIKPKQAYFTHISHKLGSHAEVQKELPSHIHLAYDGLRLSL from the coding sequence TTGAAAATCACCTTTCTGGGAACCGGCACTTCGCAGGGCGTTCCTGTTATCGGCTGTGGCTGTGCGGTATGCAGTTCGTTGGATTTTCGGGATAAACGCTTACGCACTTCGGTTCACCTGGCTGTTGATAACCTGAGTCTTTTAATTGATACCGGACCTGACTTTCGGCAGCAAATGTTGCGTGAGCATATCACTAAATTGGATGGCATTTTGTTTACGCATGCCCATCGCGACCATACGGCCGGTCTGGATGATGTACGGGCATTCAACTTCATGCAACACATGAGCATGCCGGTGTACGGAACCGCCACAACATTACAGCAATTAAAGAACGATTTTGCTTACATCTTCGGACCGAAAGATTATCCCGGTTTACCGCAAGTCGATTTGCATGAAATCGGTACAGAATCTTTTAATTTTCAATCCATAACCATAACTCCCCTACTCGTTTACCATTTTAAAATGCCGGTATTGGGTTTTCGGATTCATAACTTCAGCTACATCACCGACTGCAATCACATACCGGAAGAAACATTTGAAAAATTACAGGGCACCGAAACGCTCGTACTGAATGCACTGCAGCGTGAACAGCACATTTCACATTTTAACCTGGAAGAAGCCATTCGAATGGTTGATGTAATCAAACCGAAACAAGCCTACTTCACCCACATCAGCCACAAACTTGGTTCGCATGCCGAAGTACAAAAAGAACTTCCCTCCCACATCCATTTGGCTTACGATGGATTGCGCTTAAGTTTGTAA
- a CDS encoding NFACT RNA binding domain-containing protein has protein sequence MSECFSQSKDELIIRFETQTKPFYIKASLQSAFSCLSFPEEFNRARRNSVDLFQELIGLKVTGVRQFTNERSFSVQFADDVALLFKMHGNRANLVLFSQARPISLFRNHLMADADINLALLDKVIDWSREAFEQNIHQLSKHYFTFGNVIWNYVKLQEFEPKSPDEKWEMIQGIIRKLEYPTFYITELNKQVILSLVEIGEPLQSFTSAKEALHEFYNLHARRSGFQNEKDTVLSKLRTQLKNGEAYLKKTNAKLAEIEADDHYKLWADLIMANLHRIEPGMKKVVLEDFNTSKPIEIKLKDDLNAQKNAALYYRKSKNHHIEVSKLKEALERKEQEISKLSNWINDVEQIEQVGDLKTFLRSSGLVTEASKKEAPLPYHEFEMQGYKIWVGKSAKHNDELTQRFSYKEDLWLHAKDVSGSHVIVKYQAGKNFPKPVIERAAELAAYHSKRKTETLCPVVYTPKKFVRKRKGDPPGTVVVEKEEIILVQPKL, from the coding sequence GTGTCTGAATGTTTTAGTCAGTCAAAAGATGAACTCATCATAAGGTTTGAAACCCAAACCAAACCATTCTATATTAAAGCCAGTCTGCAATCTGCCTTTTCGTGCTTATCTTTTCCGGAAGAGTTTAACAGGGCAAGAAGAAACAGCGTAGATCTTTTTCAGGAGTTGATCGGGCTAAAAGTTACAGGGGTACGACAATTCACCAACGAGCGCTCTTTCTCCGTTCAGTTTGCTGATGATGTAGCGCTTCTGTTTAAAATGCATGGCAACCGGGCAAATCTGGTTTTATTTTCGCAAGCAAGGCCCATCAGTTTATTCCGTAATCATCTGATGGCGGATGCAGATATCAATCTTGCATTGCTGGATAAAGTAATCGATTGGAGCAGGGAGGCCTTCGAACAAAACATCCATCAACTTAGTAAACATTACTTCACGTTTGGCAATGTGATCTGGAATTATGTCAAGCTTCAGGAATTTGAACCTAAATCACCTGACGAAAAATGGGAAATGATTCAAGGCATTATTCGAAAACTTGAATACCCTACATTTTATATCACCGAACTCAATAAACAGGTAATTCTGAGTTTGGTTGAGATCGGTGAGCCACTACAATCTTTTACGTCAGCAAAAGAAGCCTTGCATGAATTTTACAACCTGCATGCCAGGCGTTCAGGCTTTCAAAATGAAAAAGATACTGTGCTTTCGAAACTTCGCACACAACTAAAAAACGGAGAGGCTTACTTAAAAAAAACTAACGCAAAGTTAGCAGAGATTGAAGCGGATGACCATTATAAACTTTGGGCCGATTTAATCATGGCCAATCTTCACCGGATTGAACCAGGTATGAAAAAAGTAGTATTGGAAGATTTCAACACAAGTAAACCCATAGAAATAAAACTCAAAGACGACCTGAACGCTCAAAAAAACGCTGCCCTTTACTATCGAAAATCTAAAAACCACCACATCGAAGTCAGCAAACTAAAAGAAGCACTGGAACGTAAGGAGCAGGAAATCAGCAAACTCAGTAACTGGATAAACGATGTTGAGCAAATTGAACAAGTAGGTGATTTAAAAACCTTTCTTCGTTCTTCAGGTTTAGTAACGGAGGCCTCAAAAAAAGAAGCTCCCTTGCCCTACCATGAATTTGAAATGCAGGGCTATAAAATTTGGGTTGGAAAAAGTGCCAAACACAATGACGAACTCACACAACGGTTTTCCTACAAAGAAGACTTGTGGCTTCATGCCAAAGATGTCAGCGGTTCGCATGTTATTGTAAAATACCAGGCTGGAAAAAATTTCCCCAAACCTGTAATTGAAAGAGCCGCTGAATTAGCCGCGTATCATTCAAAACGAAAAACAGAAACCCTTTGCCCGGTGGTTTACACCCCAAAAAAGTTTGTCCGTAAACGCAAAGGTGATCCACCCGGAACTGTGGTGGTTGAAAAAGAAGAAATCATCCTGGTGCAGCCTAAACTGTAA